In a genomic window of Deinococcus aquiradiocola:
- a CDS encoding 4Fe-4S binding protein, with translation MLDGVFKLLGEYGNMVPRYTGPRCLSERLSVGGCDLCQTACPHDAILIPQSVVIDPAACTGCGLCVQACPSGALEYDVTAPLNAVREQKTGAARGQEPEAKLVCSRSEEGGKALPCLGRVTVSTVMAAGAWDVPLTLVHGDCGTCTLGGPDVPESVARVVQDANLLRGATGRASRVTVRPHDPARAGSGETVSRRGVFGALARGARTMAAQSIPDSPLPFVDWSEPEDRVPSEWQWRVRALRPAPAPDAPVHWPAPVVDDTCIDCPVCANVCPTDAITRDVQPDGSVTLTLALAACTGCRACEASCPPQAIRMQPEWRFEALEALVLLRDSGNILQ, from the coding sequence ATGCTAGACGGCGTCTTCAAGCTCCTCGGCGAGTACGGCAACATGGTGCCGCGCTACACCGGCCCGCGCTGCCTGTCCGAACGCCTGAGCGTCGGCGGCTGCGACCTGTGCCAGACGGCCTGCCCGCACGACGCGATCCTCATCCCGCAGAGCGTCGTGATCGATCCCGCCGCCTGCACCGGCTGCGGCCTGTGCGTCCAGGCCTGCCCGAGCGGCGCGCTGGAGTACGACGTGACCGCCCCCCTGAACGCCGTGCGCGAACAGAAGACGGGTGCCGCGCGCGGCCAGGAGCCCGAAGCGAAACTGGTGTGCAGCAGGAGCGAGGAGGGCGGCAAGGCCCTGCCGTGCCTGGGGCGCGTCACGGTCAGCACCGTGATGGCGGCGGGCGCGTGGGACGTGCCGCTCACGCTGGTGCACGGCGACTGCGGCACCTGCACGCTCGGCGGTCCGGACGTGCCCGAATCGGTCGCGCGGGTCGTGCAGGACGCGAACCTGCTGCGCGGCGCGACGGGCCGCGCGTCGCGCGTCACGGTCCGCCCGCACGACCCCGCCCGGGCGGGCAGCGGGGAGACCGTGAGCCGCCGGGGCGTGTTCGGGGCGCTCGCCCGTGGGGCGCGCACCATGGCCGCGCAGAGCATTCCCGACTCGCCGCTCCCCTTCGTGGACTGGTCCGAGCCGGAGGACCGCGTGCCGTCCGAGTGGCAGTGGCGCGTGCGTGCCCTGCGGCCCGCGCCCGCCCCGGACGCGCCCGTGCACTGGCCCGCGCCCGTCGTGGACGACACCTGCATCGACTGTCCCGTCTGCGCGAACGTCTGCCCGACGGACGCCATCACGCGCGACGTGCAGCCGGACGGGAGCGTCACGCTCACGCTGGCGCTCGCGGCGTGCACCGGCTGCCGTGCCTGCGAGGCCTCCTGCCCGCCGCAGGCGATCCGCATGCAGCCCGAATGGCGTTTCGAAGCGCTGGAGGCCCTGGTGCTGCTGCGCGACTCCGGGAACATCCTGCAGTGA
- the tilS gene encoding tRNA lysidine(34) synthetase TilS, which translates to MVAVSGGADSVALLRALVAVGARVHVGHFDHAFRPESAQDAAFVGALAEWLGVPCFSERVDVRAVAARRGWGLEEAARRLRYSFLTRAARRAGVGTLLTAHTRDDQVETVLWQALRGEAVLNGMPAVRGPLERPWLTVARADLRRYLQGLGQEWREDGSNLDTRFTRNWLRHEVLPLLRARFPGVDASLLRLSVMQAEDDDALRALAAALQPHTPLARQPLAVLRRHVRAALGPRAVHAGQVAALAGALRSGGTAHLTLPGDVPVSVTGGRLVLGEGAPASRPAPEFPLPSGWVRRAPQAGDRVRLPGGTRKLSDVLTDLKVPRRERPHLHVVALPGEPGALAWVGLPLPNRPLWAVGAATLAGQPDRPDPDVTAMGEALRLARQAAQAGEVPVGAVVLHRGEVVAGAANRSRELGDLTSHAELLALRDAARVVGPYLTECTLVVTLEPCPMCLGAALEARVGCIVYGASNPRAGALGGVHDLLTSGWGHRPDVRGGVRAAEAARLLRDLFADVRAARTSPRPEQDT; encoded by the coding sequence ATGGTGGCGGTGTCGGGCGGCGCGGACTCGGTGGCGCTGCTTCGGGCGCTGGTGGCGGTGGGGGCCCGCGTGCACGTGGGGCATTTCGATCACGCGTTCCGGCCGGAGTCGGCGCAGGACGCGGCGTTCGTGGGGGCGCTCGCGGAGTGGCTCGGCGTGCCGTGCTTCTCGGAGCGGGTGGACGTGCGGGCCGTGGCGGCGCGGCGCGGGTGGGGGCTGGAGGAGGCGGCGCGTCGCCTGCGGTACAGCTTCCTGACGCGTGCCGCACGCCGTGCGGGCGTGGGGACGCTCCTCACGGCGCACACGCGGGACGATCAGGTGGAGACGGTGCTGTGGCAGGCGCTGCGCGGCGAGGCGGTCCTGAACGGCATGCCTGCCGTGCGCGGTCCGCTGGAGCGCCCGTGGCTGACGGTGGCGCGCGCCGACCTGCGCCGTTACCTGCAGGGTCTGGGGCAGGAGTGGCGGGAGGACGGGAGCAACCTCGACACGCGCTTCACGCGCAACTGGCTGCGGCACGAGGTGCTGCCGCTCCTGCGCGCCCGCTTTCCGGGCGTGGACGCGTCCCTGCTGCGCCTCTCGGTCATGCAGGCGGAGGACGACGACGCGCTGCGGGCCCTCGCGGCGGCCCTGCAGCCGCACACGCCGCTCGCCCGGCAGCCGCTGGCGGTCCTGCGCCGCCACGTGCGCGCGGCGCTCGGGCCGAGGGCCGTGCATGCCGGTCAGGTGGCGGCTCTGGCGGGCGCACTGCGGTCGGGCGGTACGGCGCATCTCACCCTGCCGGGCGACGTGCCGGTCAGCGTGACGGGCGGCCGCCTCGTGCTTGGCGAGGGCGCGCCCGCCTCGCGTCCCGCCCCGGAGTTCCCGTTGCCGTCCGGGTGGGTGCGGCGTGCCCCGCAGGCGGGCGACCGGGTGCGCCTGCCGGGCGGAACGCGCAAGCTGAGCGACGTGCTCACGGACCTCAAGGTGCCCAGGCGGGAGCGCCCGCACCTGCACGTCGTGGCCCTGCCCGGTGAGCCCGGCGCGCTCGCCTGGGTGGGGCTGCCGCTCCCGAACCGGCCCCTCTGGGCGGTCGGCGCGGCCACCCTCGCCGGACAGCCGGACCGGCCGGACCCGGACGTGACCGCGATGGGGGAGGCCCTGCGGCTCGCGCGGCAGGCGGCGCAGGCGGGCGAGGTGCCGGTCGGTGCGGTCGTGCTGCACCGGGGCGAGGTCGTGGCGGGCGCCGCGAACCGCAGCCGCGAACTCGGGGACCTGACCAGCCACGCCGAACTGCTGGCCCTGAGGGACGCGGCGCGCGTGGTCGGCCCGTACCTGACCGAGTGCACGCTCGTCGTGACGCTGGAACCCTGCCCGATGTGCCTGGGCGCGGCGCTGGAAGCGCGGGTGGGGTGCATCGTGTACGGGGCCTCGAACCCCCGGGCGGGCGCGCTCGGCGGGGTGCACGACCTGCTCACGTCCGGCTGGGGGCACCGCCCGGACGTCCGGGGCGGCGTGCGGGCCGCCGAGGCGGCGCGACTCCTGCGGGACCTGTTCGCGGACGTGCGGGCTGCCCGCACCTCTCCCCGGCCCGAGCAGGACACCTGA
- a CDS encoding LysR family transcriptional regulator: protein MKPRSAPTLSQMRLFLAVLQAGGFGEAAAELGMSQSSVSEGVAGLERALNVRLLRRTASGVTPTPAGTRAQAHAERAVQAAQDLQLAVQDDAELHGTLTLAAPRSVATFLLPPVLAAFRARHPDVRVQVMDADSDGRDPGTLLQSGRADVVILNLPAQGPLLSWPYWQDEYVLIVPGDRGAPGETRARWADLNGTLLLPAGTDACNRRLHTYLHEHAVTPQSVLEIENDSVMLGLVAHGLGYAILPRLATLPLPAGVRVLPLPETLERHLGVAVLPARAGLPLVSALASSLRTRAAGEAALPVDAVRQGASGVTLPGGPAA from the coding sequence ATGAAGCCCCGCAGCGCCCCCACCCTCTCCCAGATGCGCCTCTTTCTGGCCGTGCTGCAGGCCGGAGGATTCGGGGAGGCCGCCGCCGAACTCGGCATGTCGCAGAGCAGCGTCTCGGAAGGCGTCGCGGGCCTGGAACGCGCCCTGAACGTCCGCCTGCTGCGCCGCACGGCGTCCGGCGTGACGCCCACCCCCGCCGGAACGCGCGCCCAGGCGCACGCCGAGCGGGCCGTGCAGGCCGCGCAGGACCTGCAGCTCGCCGTGCAGGACGACGCCGAACTGCACGGCACCCTCACGCTCGCCGCGCCGCGCAGCGTCGCCACGTTCCTGCTGCCGCCCGTCCTCGCGGCGTTCCGCGCCCGGCACCCGGACGTGCGGGTGCAGGTGATGGACGCCGACTCGGACGGCCGCGACCCCGGCACGCTCCTGCAGTCCGGGCGGGCCGACGTGGTCATCCTGAACCTGCCCGCGCAGGGACCGCTGCTCAGCTGGCCGTACTGGCAGGACGAGTACGTGCTGATCGTACCGGGCGACCGGGGCGCGCCGGGCGAGACGCGCGCCCGCTGGGCGGACCTGAACGGCACGCTGCTGCTGCCCGCCGGGACGGACGCCTGCAACCGGCGGCTGCACACGTACCTGCACGAGCACGCCGTCACGCCGCAGAGCGTGCTGGAGATCGAGAACGACAGCGTGATGCTGGGCCTCGTCGCGCACGGGCTGGGGTACGCGATCCTGCCGCGCCTCGCGACGCTGCCGCTCCCGGCGGGCGTGCGCGTCCTGCCGCTGCCCGAGACGCTGGAACGCCACCTGGGCGTCGCGGTCCTCCCGGCCCGCGCGGGTCTGCCACTCGTGTCGGCGCTCGCGTCCAGCCTCCGTACCCGCGCGGCGGGCGAGGCTGCCCTGCCGGTGGATGCGGTCCGGCAGGGCGCGTCCGGCGTCACCCTGCCGGGCGGTCCGGCGGCGTAA
- the murI gene encoding glutamate racemase — MTGQGSTSGTNAHALPARGPAQPIGIFDSGVGGLSVLADLRRVLPHEDVLYLADSAHVPYGDRDRQDVQALTLAGVNWLREQGCKLVVIACNTACAFSLNPVREALDLPVVGLVPALKPAVHATRSGRVAVLATRITLDGDLLEGVVTEHARPNGVQVMKLWERRLVPLVEAGGAQSDEARALLHEVLTPALQAGVDALVLGCTHYPYLAPAIRAEFGDAFTLFDSGDGVARQTRRRLEAVNALNPAGTPGRVSVFTTGDPARVTPGVRQLLPDAPTVQHATVLPV; from the coding sequence GTGACGGGGCAGGGCAGCACATCCGGCACGAACGCCCACGCCCTCCCGGCGCGCGGGCCGGCGCAACCCATCGGCATCTTCGACTCCGGGGTGGGCGGCCTGTCCGTCCTGGCGGACCTGCGCCGCGTCCTGCCGCACGAGGACGTGCTGTACCTCGCGGACAGCGCGCATGTCCCGTACGGCGACCGCGACCGGCAGGACGTGCAGGCCCTCACGCTGGCGGGCGTGAACTGGCTGCGCGAGCAGGGCTGCAAACTGGTCGTGATCGCCTGCAACACCGCGTGCGCGTTCTCGCTGAATCCCGTCCGTGAGGCGCTCGACCTGCCCGTGGTGGGCCTCGTCCCGGCCCTGAAGCCCGCCGTGCACGCCACGCGCAGCGGCCGGGTCGCGGTGCTCGCCACGCGCATCACCCTGGACGGCGACCTGCTGGAGGGCGTGGTGACTGAGCACGCCCGCCCGAACGGCGTGCAGGTCATGAAGCTCTGGGAGCGGCGGCTCGTGCCGCTCGTCGAGGCGGGCGGCGCGCAGAGCGACGAGGCGCGCGCCCTGCTGCACGAGGTGCTCACCCCGGCCCTGCAGGCGGGCGTGGACGCGCTCGTGCTGGGCTGCACGCACTACCCGTACCTCGCGCCCGCCATCCGCGCGGAGTTCGGGGACGCGTTCACGCTGTTCGACTCCGGCGACGGCGTGGCCCGCCAGACGCGCCGCCGCCTGGAGGCCGTGAACGCCCTGAATCCCGCGGGCACGCCGGGGCGCGTGTCGGTCTTCACGACGGGCGACCCGGCACGCGTGACGCCCGGTGTGCGACAATTGCTGCCGGACGCCCCCACGGTGCAGCACGCCACCGTCCTCCCGGTCTGA
- the rph gene encoding ribonuclease PH, whose amino-acid sequence MTQRIPREGRGLLDARPLTVERGVSRHAEGSAQLRIGNTEVLATVSIDHKVPPHQRGKKEGWLMAEYSMLPRSTQDRIARERNLQNGRRHEIQRLLGRSFRTALDLKPFRNQTLVIDCDVLEADGGTRVASVLAGYAALYDLSERLVQTGVLIHSPILYPVGAVSVGLVDGEIRMDLDYSEDAGASADLNVVATLDGRLLEAQGGAEGTPMDPDVYIQLLRAGIVGAGQLLAEVQRQL is encoded by the coding sequence ATGACACAACGCATTCCCAGAGAGGGCCGGGGCCTGCTCGACGCCCGCCCCCTGACCGTCGAGCGCGGCGTGAGCCGTCACGCCGAGGGCAGCGCGCAGCTGCGCATCGGGAACACCGAGGTGCTCGCCACCGTCAGCATCGACCACAAGGTCCCCCCGCACCAGCGCGGCAAGAAGGAAGGCTGGCTGATGGCCGAGTACTCGATGCTGCCGCGCAGCACGCAGGACCGCATCGCGCGGGAACGCAACCTGCAGAACGGCCGCCGTCACGAGATCCAGCGCCTGCTGGGCCGCAGTTTCCGCACGGCGCTCGACCTGAAACCCTTCCGTAACCAGACACTCGTGATCGACTGCGACGTGCTCGAAGCGGACGGCGGCACGCGTGTCGCGAGCGTCCTGGCCGGGTACGCCGCGCTGTACGACCTGAGCGAGCGGCTGGTGCAGACGGGCGTGCTGATCCACTCGCCGATCCTGTACCCGGTCGGGGCGGTCAGCGTGGGCCTCGTGGACGGCGAGATCCGCATGGACCTCGACTACAGCGAGGACGCGGGCGCGAGTGCGGACCTGAACGTCGTGGCGACCCTGGACGGTCGGCTGCTGGAGGCGCAGGGCGGCGCGGAAGGCACGCCGATGGACCCGGACGTGTACATTCAGCTGCTGCGCGCCGGGATCGTGGGGGCCGGGCAGCTGCTCGCCGAGGTGCAGCGCCAGCTGTGA
- the rdgB gene encoding RdgB/HAM1 family non-canonical purine NTP pyrophosphatase, with product MSLDPSAPVNATTAPLRVVVATSNPGKVTEIREALSGLGWDLLALDDASLPTITLPEETGTTYEENAALKACAAALQSGLPALADDSGLEVSALNGDPGVFSARFGNLDSATARNVHLLEQLRGKKDRAAKFVSVLLLAYPDGHLESYRGEVAGEILEGPRGEAGFGYDPLFLLPDGRSMAELSVQEKRAVSHRGRALEALKAAHAAGAPEREVSRLE from the coding sequence ATGAGTCTGGACCCGTCTGCCCCTGTCAACGCCACCACCGCACCCCTGCGGGTCGTGGTCGCCACCTCGAACCCCGGCAAGGTCACCGAGATCCGGGAGGCGCTGTCCGGACTGGGCTGGGACCTCCTCGCCCTCGACGACGCCAGCCTGCCCACCATCACCCTCCCCGAGGAGACCGGCACCACCTACGAGGAGAACGCCGCCCTGAAGGCCTGCGCGGCTGCCCTGCAGTCCGGCCTGCCCGCCCTCGCCGACGACAGCGGCCTGGAGGTCTCCGCGCTGAACGGCGACCCCGGCGTGTTCAGCGCCCGCTTCGGGAACCTCGACAGTGCCACCGCCCGCAACGTGCACCTGCTCGAACAGCTGCGCGGCAAGAAGGACCGCGCCGCGAAATTCGTGAGCGTGCTGCTGCTCGCGTACCCGGACGGGCACCTGGAAAGCTACCGGGGCGAGGTCGCGGGCGAGATCCTCGAAGGGCCGCGCGGCGAGGCGGGGTTCGGGTACGACCCGCTGTTCCTGCTGCCGGACGGCCGCAGCATGGCCGAACTGAGCGTGCAGGAGAAGCGCGCCGTGTCGCACCGTGGCCGCGCGCTGGAGGCCCTGAAGGCCGCGCACGCCGCCGGAGCGCCGGAACGCGAGGTGAGCCGTCTCGAATGA
- a CDS encoding phosphotransferase: MTVAELLLVADGAGVLASACRALPHETSGAGLEAWAARVFGEGVWLLHDGGLWAGRGCGPLRFERRAGGAVPGGTGPAGAAAPPLPGERSWQRAGWRDGVTAWAQGVLGAPVTRCAWVHASDVGAVVVLDGPAGRAFLKVGEDAREVVAARWVARHFPHGSADLLGTDTARGLLLTRDAGTALLGSADLNDWRRAVRRMADLHTLPLDGGGAEGLPVQAFAALPGRLEGLLREDVLLGWGMTDAQVQRALAARPAVLDAHARVTAACPRAAPCHGDLHANNVLVPPARTPGDARLFDWSEAHVGQPLMDVGWFLAFVMLPFRADLPVRAAYPDLAERLWDGYRDAAGLDTALPWRDVALLSLYARAAAYDARYRAWSGTVPGFRPLYAPYALRTAAHFAPA; the protein is encoded by the coding sequence GTGACGGTCGCGGAACTGCTGCTGGTGGCGGACGGGGCGGGCGTGCTGGCCTCGGCGTGCCGTGCCCTGCCGCACGAGACGTCGGGGGCGGGTCTGGAGGCGTGGGCGGCGAGGGTGTTCGGGGAGGGGGTGTGGCTGCTGCACGACGGGGGTCTCTGGGCCGGTCGGGGGTGCGGTCCGCTCAGGTTCGAGCGGCGAGCGGGCGGCGCGGTTCCGGGCGGGACTGGCCCGGCAGGCGCCGCAGCTCCGCCTTTGCCGGGCGAGCGGTCCTGGCAGCGTGCCGGGTGGCGGGACGGGGTGACCGCGTGGGCGCAGGGCGTGCTGGGCGCGCCTGTGACGCGGTGTGCGTGGGTGCATGCGTCGGACGTGGGCGCGGTGGTGGTGCTGGACGGTCCGGCCGGGCGCGCGTTCCTGAAGGTGGGTGAGGATGCCCGCGAGGTGGTCGCGGCCCGCTGGGTGGCCCGGCACTTCCCGCACGGGTCGGCGGACCTGCTGGGCACGGACACGGCGCGTGGCCTGCTGCTCACGCGGGACGCCGGGACGGCCCTGCTGGGCAGCGCGGACCTGAACGACTGGCGGCGGGCGGTGCGGAGGATGGCGGACCTGCACACTCTCCCGCTGGACGGCGGAGGTGCGGAGGGACTACCCGTGCAGGCGTTCGCGGCGTTGCCGGGGCGGCTGGAGGGCCTGCTGCGAGAGGACGTGCTGCTCGGGTGGGGAATGACGGACGCGCAGGTACAGCGCGCCCTGGCGGCCCGGCCGGCGGTGCTGGACGCGCACGCGCGCGTCACGGCTGCCTGTCCGCGCGCCGCGCCGTGCCACGGGGACCTGCACGCCAACAACGTGCTCGTCCCGCCCGCCAGAACGCCCGGCGACGCGCGCCTCTTCGACTGGTCCGAGGCGCACGTGGGCCAGCCGCTCATGGACGTGGGGTGGTTCCTGGCGTTCGTGATGCTGCCCTTCCGCGCGGACCTGCCGGTGCGGGCGGCGTACCCGGACCTCGCGGAGCGGCTGTGGGACGGGTACCGGGACGCGGCGGGCCTCGACACCGCGCTTCCCTGGCGTGACGTGGCGCTCCTGAGCCTGTACGCGCGGGCGGCGGCGTACGACGCGCGGTACCGCGCTTGGTCGGGGACCGTGCCGGGCTTCCGGCCGCTGTACGCACCGTACGCGCTGCGGACCGCGGCGCACTTCGCGCCCGCCTGA
- a CDS encoding toxic anion resistance protein, with product MTDPNALPELTPPETLQAPAPVPAVTPQQSDEMIRITPEQKAGLDARAQAFLTGLINADVQSTDFKEKVNAIHNLGQDEIRQASSVSSRMLDRPIRETNLGTLSEGAQVAKGLTDLRRTVEDLDPSRAGDLFSVRKLLGIIPFGGKIEAYFDRYQSAQGHLNAILTTLARSQDELRKDNAAIEQEKVNLWALMTKLRQYVYVGRAVDQALTERLAAMDSTDPEKARIVREELLFAVRQRVTDLLTQLAVSIQGYMALDLVRRNNLELIKGVDRASTTTVSALRTAVIVAQALANQKLVLDQVTALNTTTANMIEGTSRLLKTQGAQIQAQAGSATISIDKLKAAFDNIYTALDDVSTYRLRALDTFERSINTLQTQVDGAQKYLDKERSRASSEVQQELNLPDPGRDLKL from the coding sequence ATGACCGACCCGAACGCCCTGCCGGAACTGACCCCGCCCGAGACCCTCCAGGCGCCCGCGCCCGTCCCCGCCGTCACGCCGCAGCAGAGCGACGAGATGATCCGGATCACGCCCGAACAGAAGGCGGGCCTCGACGCGCGCGCCCAGGCGTTCCTGACGGGCCTCATCAACGCCGACGTGCAGAGCACCGACTTCAAGGAGAAGGTCAACGCCATCCACAACCTCGGGCAGGACGAGATCCGGCAGGCGTCCAGCGTGTCGAGCCGCATGCTCGACCGGCCCATCCGCGAAACGAACCTCGGCACGCTCTCCGAGGGCGCGCAGGTTGCCAAGGGCCTCACCGACCTGCGCCGCACCGTCGAGGACCTCGACCCCAGCCGCGCGGGCGACCTCTTCAGCGTCCGGAAACTCCTGGGCATCATTCCCTTCGGCGGGAAGATCGAAGCGTACTTCGACCGCTACCAGTCCGCGCAGGGCCACCTGAACGCCATCCTCACCACGCTCGCCAGGAGTCAGGACGAGCTGCGCAAGGACAACGCCGCCATCGAGCAGGAGAAGGTGAACCTCTGGGCGCTCATGACGAAACTCCGGCAGTACGTGTACGTGGGCCGCGCCGTCGATCAGGCGCTCACCGAACGCCTCGCCGCGATGGACAGCACCGACCCCGAGAAGGCCCGCATCGTGCGCGAGGAACTGCTGTTCGCCGTCCGGCAGCGCGTCACGGACCTCCTCACGCAGCTCGCCGTGAGCATCCAGGGGTACATGGCGCTCGACCTCGTGCGCCGCAACAACCTCGAACTCATCAAGGGCGTGGACCGCGCCAGCACCACCACCGTCAGCGCCCTGCGGACCGCCGTGATCGTCGCGCAGGCCCTCGCGAACCAGAAGCTGGTCCTCGATCAGGTGACGGCCCTGAACACCACCACCGCCAACATGATCGAGGGCACCAGCCGCCTCCTGAAGACGCAGGGCGCGCAGATCCAGGCGCAGGCGGGCAGCGCCACCATCAGCATCGACAAGCTCAAGGCCGCCTTCGACAACATCTACACCGCGCTCGACGACGTGTCCACGTACCGCCTGCGTGCCCTCGACACCTTCGAGCGCAGCATCAACACCCTGCAGACGCAGGTGGACGGCGCGCAGAAGTACCTCGACAAGGAACGCAGCCGGGCGTCCAGCGAGGTGCAGCAGGAACTGAACCTGCCGGACCCCGGCCGCGACCTGAAGCTGTGA
- a CDS encoding peroxiredoxin — protein sequence MSPRVGQPAPPFDAVSDDGTPLSLNGLRGRWVVLYFYPRAGTPGCSIEAQRFEQALPEFARLDAQVIGVSTDTEARQAKFRETCGLSFPLIPDGDKTVCRAYGVMGGIGGLLNLAGRQTFLIDPHGQLAWHWKSADPNRNAADVIGKLRELQHA from the coding sequence ATGAGCCCCCGAGTCGGACAGCCCGCCCCGCCCTTCGACGCCGTCAGCGACGACGGCACGCCCCTCAGCCTGAACGGCCTGCGCGGCCGCTGGGTCGTCCTGTACTTCTACCCGCGCGCCGGAACGCCCGGCTGCAGCATCGAAGCGCAGCGCTTCGAGCAGGCCCTCCCGGAATTCGCGCGACTGGACGCGCAGGTGATCGGCGTCAGCACCGACACCGAGGCGCGACAGGCGAAATTCCGCGAGACGTGCGGCCTGAGCTTCCCACTCATCCCGGACGGCGACAAGACCGTGTGCCGCGCGTACGGCGTGATGGGCGGCATCGGCGGCCTCCTGAACCTCGCCGGACGCCAGACCTTCCTGATCGACCCGCACGGACAGCTGGCATGGCACTGGAAGTCCGCCGACCCGAACCGCAACGCGGCCGACGTCATCGGCAAACTCAGGGAACTGCAGCACGCCTGA
- a CDS encoding HD domain-containing phosphohydrolase, whose translation MPLQSSLRLVLGVLALLAVIGSAVLGHLLLMAGLAVVACAVLWSFTDVWRGVLFGTVLLSVVLSAASPEARHDPLTLAGGLALLLGLGFLLAGQRGALREVARTTNVIRALEQGSAELSESKDTGSVIRAGVQTLDRLQVATNLAFVAYRRGTPHVLGARGAFTELLGKPILPGNGKADSRSVQADHWVAERALSQIPREQRRHHLSLPVEGLSGQQLGLVLIARPEGGRGEFLPSERSVVQAFARLFGSALGQWQAIRELRDANELTLRSLGSALEHRDDETGGHTARVVELSQQLARKLGWKEDAVKALRWGAYLHDLGKLAVPDGVLHKPGQLTAEERRVIQRHTTVGYDMLQDLHFLPAETLDLVRYHHERWDGQGYPSGLRGQDIPNTARVFSIVDVYDALTSARPYKAAWPRERALNEIRAQGGRQFDPQFVEAFVQMMTEHDDARLVR comes from the coding sequence GTGCCACTCCAGTCGTCCCTCCGCCTTGTTCTGGGCGTCCTCGCCCTGCTCGCCGTCATCGGGTCCGCCGTCCTGGGTCACCTGCTCCTCATGGCCGGTCTCGCCGTCGTCGCGTGCGCGGTCCTGTGGTCCTTCACGGACGTATGGCGGGGCGTGCTGTTCGGGACGGTGCTGCTGTCCGTCGTGCTCAGCGCCGCGAGCCCGGAGGCGCGCCACGACCCGCTGACGCTCGCGGGCGGGCTGGCGCTGCTGCTGGGCCTGGGATTCCTGCTGGCCGGTCAGCGCGGCGCGCTGCGCGAGGTGGCGCGCACCACCAACGTCATCCGGGCGCTGGAGCAGGGCAGCGCGGAACTGTCGGAGTCCAAGGACACCGGCAGCGTGATCCGCGCGGGGGTACAGACGCTCGACCGTCTGCAGGTCGCGACGAACCTCGCGTTCGTGGCGTACCGGCGCGGCACGCCGCACGTGCTGGGCGCGCGCGGCGCCTTCACCGAACTGCTCGGCAAACCCATCCTGCCAGGCAACGGCAAGGCCGACAGCCGCAGCGTGCAGGCGGACCACTGGGTCGCGGAGCGCGCCCTGAGTCAGATTCCCAGGGAGCAGCGCCGCCACCACCTGAGCCTCCCCGTGGAGGGCCTGTCCGGGCAGCAGCTGGGACTGGTGCTCATCGCGCGGCCCGAAGGTGGGCGCGGGGAGTTCCTGCCGAGCGAGCGGAGCGTCGTGCAGGCCTTCGCGCGGCTGTTCGGGTCGGCGCTCGGGCAGTGGCAGGCGATCCGTGAACTGCGCGACGCGAACGAACTGACGCTCCGCTCGCTCGGGTCGGCGCTCGAACACCGGGACGACGAGACGGGCGGGCACACGGCGCGCGTGGTGGAACTCAGCCAGCAGCTCGCCCGCAAGCTCGGCTGGAAGGAGGACGCCGTCAAGGCCCTCCGCTGGGGCGCGTACCTGCACGACCTCGGCAAGCTGGCCGTGCCGGACGGTGTGCTGCACAAGCCCGGCCAGCTCACGGCGGAGGAACGCCGCGTCATTCAGCGGCACACCACCGTCGGGTACGACATGCTGCAGGACCTGCACTTCCTGCCTGCCGAGACGCTGGACCTCGTCCGGTACCACCACGAACGCTGGGACGGGCAGGGCTACCCGAGCGGGCTGCGCGGTCAGGACATCCCGAACACCGCCCGGGTGTTCAGCATCGTGGACGTGTACGACGCCCTCACGAGCGCCCGCCCGTACAAGGCCGCGTGGCCCAGGGAGCGGGCCCTGAACGAGATTCGCGCGCAGGGCGGACGGCAGTTCGACCCGCAGTTCGTGGAAGCCTTCGTGCAGATGATGACCGAGCACGACGACGCCCGCCTCGTGCGCTGA